The DNA sequence TAGGTGATTTAAATATTGATTAAGGCTTTTAAAGATACTATTTTACAATTTATATATAAAGCTGAGGCCACCTTGAACATTAAAACAATAGCTTGCTTTTTATTCAGCATAACAATCTGGTCAAATATTTTTCCAGTAATTGAAGATGAATTTGCACAAAAAGATAAAGTAGAATCTTTATATGATTTTTTAAAAACTTCCAATAATGCTTTAACCACAGAAGAAGGGATATTAATTAAAAATGAAATATCAACAGTTGTTATTATGTGCCCAGCGCTAGTTACTGGGGGCCCCGAAAACCTATGTCAAATTTCTTTAGAATTAAAAAAATTAGGGTTTAACGTTTATCTGCTTTGGTTCATAAGTGAGTCAATGATTAAAAGAAAATATCAAAATAGCTCATGGTATCTTTGTGGCAATAGTGACGACCTTACACCAAATATATACAAAGCTGAATACGAAATAGAGCACCTAAAAAATGACGTAATATTAGACAAGTCTACTATGATAATTCTACCAGAAGGCATGTGTGATTTTTTACCATTTTTTAATGGTGCCTCAAAAATGATCGCATGGCTTTCTATAAATAATATGCATGGATTTGATAGGTCAAATACTTGCAGAGACCTAATAGATAAAAAGAGCCTACGTTTGCTAGACTGTTCTCATGCCGCACAAGCTCCTTGGATACAAAAAATATTAAGCTCGTGGGGAGCGAAGTCTTTTTTGCTTGGTGATTATATTAATAAATCTTATTTCAACGCTTCACCTGTTGCAGCCAAAGAAAATTGCATTGCGTACTATCCATCGAAAGGACGGCACCTTGGAGAGTTATTCACTCAAAACAATCCTATGTATAAATATATTCGTCTTCAAAATTTAAACTCTTTTGGAATGCTTTGGGCTCTAGATACATCAAAAGTTTATATAGACTTTGGACACTTTCCAGGCAAAGACAGAATTCCACGTGAGGCATTGCTTAGGGGTTGTATTATTTTTATTCACAATCAAGGTTGCGCAACAGATTATGAATCATTTCCAGTCGACGATTATTTTAGATTTTCAGATACAGATGTAATTGATGGTACTCTTGAAGCTAAGATACGAAATGCCTTGGATAATTATGAAGATTTGTACGCAAAGCAGGAATTAATTCTAAACTCCGTAAAACAAGAATATTTTAGTTTTTCTAAACAGGTTTCACAAATTTTTGGTTCGCCAAAAAGACAATTTTAACACTTAAGGAATAAAAACAAAACATGTTATAAATTACAATTGTGCATCAAATAAATTTAACCCAAAGTATTATATTTTATTACTAATACAAAGGATAACAGATGTTCTTTATGCCGCTTTTTTATTACTATGCCCTGCCCTCCATGCAGATTTAAGCAAAGATCTTTATTTAGATCTTATGAAAAAATGTTTAATTAATTCTATATATCAAGACACTGCATATGCCAGCCAAAACCATAGCAACCCATATCAAGAAAAAGTTCGCGAAAATGGCCTTGATTGGCCAGATGCAGCACATACAATGATCGGCCTGCATAGGTTAAATAATTTACAATTTTGTGTTGAAGATGTGCTACAAAATAATATACCTGGAGATTTAATAGAAACAGGCGTATGGAGAGGTGGTGCTAGTATATTTATGAGATCAATTTTAAAAGCATATGAAAATACTGAAAAAAAAGTTTTCGTTGCTGATTCTTTTGAAGGAATGCCAAAGGTAAATACCGAGCTCTATCCAGATGATAAAGATTTTGCAATTTTAACTAACTACAACAATGTTTTAGCGATTCCTTTACACCAGGTTCAATATAATTTTAGTCTTTATGGGCTGCTAGAAAGCCAAGTTGTTTTTTAAAGGGATGGTTCAAAGATACTCTTCCTAATGCGCCAATGGAAAAACTAGCGGTTATGAGACTTGATGGTGACTACTACGAATCAACAATGGATGCTCTTACTAGCCTATACCCAAAGCTATCAATTGGTGGATGATGGTGACTACTACGAATCAACAATGGATGCTCTTACTAGCCTATACCCAAAGCTATCAATTGGTGGATGGGTAATTATTGATGATTACAATATCCCGTGTTGCGCTAAAGCAGTACATGATTTTAGAAACAAATTTAATATTACTGACGAGCTATGTAAAACAGCGGATAATATAGGCGCTTTTTGGAAGCGAACAAAAGAATAATTTATTTCATGTAGTAAATAAAGAAATGGAATTGCTATAAAAATTAGCAATTCCATTTCTTTTCAATTCTTATTGATTCTTTTACAGCTCAGGATTCTGTACTAAAAACTCTTTAACTTTTTCCAAAGATAACGGAACTGGCGCTGTCCATGGTCCATGATGAACTTCAAGACCAGGAGAATCATCGATAGCGCTATACTTTAATCCAAAAATTTCACCAACATAAAAGAATGTAGCCTCAACCATTTTTTGTGTAATTTCTATGTAATGAGTTCCTGGCTTACAAAACATAATATTTGTACTACCTGATCCCAAAAACGAAACTATTGTTTTTGCGTTATTAAATAATGAAATTTTTTCTGCAACAGACAGCCTAGCTAATTCGTATCTTTTAAATCCAAGTGGCTCAAATAAAGCAAACACTTCATCTTCATTTGGGATTGCTCTTTTTCCACCAGCATCTTTTCTTGAAATAAATATTTTTTCTGAACGCTCAGTATCAAGCTTTAAAGCTTCAACCCCAGCTAAAATTTTATTGTGAATATGTTTCATTAAAAAATCTACATAGTGATTTACGAGCCAAGAAGGTGGTACCTTACATCCAGATACGGACGTTGGCATAATAATAACATCTGCATGTATGCACCCAGTCGTTACCATCGGTATAATTTTTGATCTATCTATTCCCCAAAGATCTAATGATTCTTGCATAAATTTTTCATAGTAAGGAATGCACAAGTAGTCATACTCAACGCCATAAACTTCAAGCAATGCTAGCTGGCTAAGTATCTCAAAAAACCAAAGTCCATAGCAATAAGGGTACAAACGAGAAACAATTGCAACACGACCTGAAACTTTCAAAATATTTGATGGCGCTTCTTGATCAATAAAATCTTGGTTGTTAAAAAAATTTAATCCACCCATTTGAGTTTCTTTAACAAAAGAATCGTTTACATAAACATATCCTGTTTTATCAAAAAGAGCTGTCCCTTGAGGAACCTCTAGAATAAACATATCAACATGCTCACCTTGCGACGGAAAATAGTTAACATGATCCTGATACAGTGGAAACGGAGCATGATTAAAAGAATAGTTACTTGTGCATTGCACATAACTTGACTGCGGAAACTCTTTTACAAAATCTGACAATGACCTTTGATAAATCCGTGATGCTTGTAAAAATGTGCTTACAAAACAAATAAAGCTCACAAATAAAATATTACGCACAAACTTCATCAACAAATTCCTTTTTCATTTAAAATAAATCTATTCATTTTTTTAATTATTTTTTGCTACAAATTAAGCCAAAGATCTTTTGTCTCTTTTTATTATTAATATTATAAATCAGGGTGCTCAACTAAAAATTTTTCAATTTTGTGCAAAGGGAATGGCTCTGGAGACGCCCAGATACCACCACCATTATCTACAAAAGTAGAATCATTAATAAAGCTATATTTTAATTTACATGTGTCAGAGACAAAGAAAAATGTAGCATCAACCATTTTTTGAGTAATCTCTACATAGTTAGTTCCAGCCTTGCAAAATAAAATATTTGCAGCTCCAGATCCAACAAATGAAATTACTGTTTTTGCATTATTAAATAGTAAAATCTGCTGAGATACCGACAAATGCTCAAGCTCATATCTAACAAAGCCATATGGCTTAAATAGTTCAAATACTTCATCTTCATTTAACACAGATCTTTTTCCCTTAGCTCCCTTACGAGAAATAAATATCTTTTCTGGAAAATTATAAGACTTTTCTGATAAAGAATTTACACCATCAATCATTTTATTTCGAACATACATCAATAAAAAATCATGATAATAATTGCAAGAGACGCGAACTCCTGGCTTATCTTGAGATATTGCTGTTGCCATTATTACAGAGTCAGCTTGTATAGTAGCACCATAAACAATTGGTACAATTTTTGATCGATCAATACCCCAAATATCTAATGATTGCTGCATAAATTTTGTATAATAAGGAATACACAAATAATCATATTCTATATTATTAATCTCAAGAAGTGCCAGCTGACCAAGCACATCAAATATCCAATGGCCATAGCAATATGGATATAAATGAGAAACAATGGCAACTCGACCTGGAATTTTTGTAATTCTTGAAGGGTTTTTTCTATCAACAAAATTACTTTTATGAAAAGAGCTTAAATTTTTAATTTGAGTTTCTTTAATAAAAGAATCGTTGATGTAAACATATCCTGAAACATCAAACAACACAGAAGCCTTTGAGGCCTCTAAAAGAAAAATGTCAGCATGCTCACCTTGTGATGGAAAAAATTTAGAATCCTCTGGATACAGTGGAAAAGGAGCATGATTAAAAGAATAGTTATTTGTACATTGCAGATAACTTGACTGCGGAAACTCTTTTACAAACTCTGACAAAGACCTTTGATAAATCCGTGATGCTTGTAAAAATGTGCTTACGAAGCAAATAAGACTTAGTATCCATGTGTTAACAATTCTTTTCACGTACTCCAACCTTTTTAGCTAAAAAATTAACTTAATATGATATTTCATTTACATGTAGGGATATAAAGTTTTTAATAATATCTACTGGAACGATAGTGCTATCGGCCACGTGGCCACGACTTGTAAATTCAGTTTTTAAACCAAAATAATTACATTTCATATCTTGTGCAAGATTGCAAAAATGAGCATCGTATAATTTTTGAAAAATTTCGATAATCATGGTATTTGGTTTGCAAAATATAATATTTGCAAGTGCTGATCCATGAGCGCCAACAATTACGTCTGCTCCATTAAATAAAACAGCCTGTTCAAGGAGTGACATTTTACTAAGGCAGTAACGCTTAAATCCCTTTTCTTCAAACAGTACAAAAATCTCATCTTCATTTACTATTGACCTAGTAAATCCATCTTTTCTAGAAATAAAAACTTTTTTTGAAAAATTATAGTTTGTTTCAATATTTTTCACCTCTGGTAAAAACTTAGACCTAATATTATCTGTCATCCAATATGGCCAATATGCAGTTGCTGGATACCAATCATAAACTGGATCAGTTGCACAAACATCTCTTCGTATTGCCATAGATGGAACGATCAATTCATCTGCCTGAATGCATTGATCTTCCCCTGTGCACTCTATAATTTTTTCCAATGGAATGCCATATAACTCATATGTTTCTTTCATATATGGTGCATACTTTGGAGCAAACAGCCAATCATATTCAATCCCTGATTCTTGCAATATTATTAATCTTGGTAGCACGTCATTAAACCAATGAGAAAAGACTTTATGTAGCGACGTTGTAATTACAGCAACCCTGCCTGATATTTTTGTCACTTTATTCAAATCTGTTTTTTTAGCTAAAAAATCATTGACCTGCGCACCAAATGGAACCAGTTGGTTAAAAAAATCTTTGACTATGTGATTATCGATTTTGATCATCCCAAAATCAGAGCAAACTATTCCCTTTGGAATTGTCACTACAAAAGTCTCAGATAAAATTCCTTCTATCGGTTGAGCCTCATTTGTAGACGTAGAAACGGACAATTTTTCATAACAAAACTTTAATGGATCATGGTGTTTAATATACGAAATATCTTTTCTAGATAGCATCACGTCATGAAGTGATGCAAAAGAAATGTCTTGGGCTTTTAATGAAATAACAGATGAGAATACTGACAATAACAAAGTTATTTTTTTCACTTACTTTACTCTTTTTTTTAAACTAAAAACTTAATCAATCAATAGTAAAGAAAGCGCGAATTAATGTCAAAATATGAATGATTTTATAATTTGATTGAACTGTTGCAAAATCTGGATAAAAATAACAATAATAATCATTTTTATTTAAAGCTTAGAGAGGAAAAAATGAGTGATAAAAAACAAGAAAACCAATATGAAATCTTAGATACATTTTGCCAAAACATTACCAAGTTAGCACAGCAAGGCAAGCTTGATCCGGTTATCGGGCGCCATGAAGAAATAAGAAGAGTTATTCAAATTCTTTCACGCAGAACAAAAAGCAATCCTGTGCTCATCGGCGACCCAGGCGTTGGAAAAACTGCAATAGTTGAAGGAATTGCGCAAAGAATAATTAATAACGATGTGCCAGAAAGTTTAAAAAATAGCGTAATTTATGCTCTAGATATGGGATCTTTAATGGCTGGAACAAAGTTCCAAGGAGAATTCGAAGAACGCATCAAAGGAATTTTAAAAGCCATAGAAGAATCACAAGGCGGAGTGATTTTATTTATCGATGAGCTTCACATGCTTGTTGGCGCTGGATCATCTGGCGGCGGAATGGATGCTTCAAATTTACTAAAGCCTGCTCTTGCTCGCGGAAAGCTTCATTGCATTGGCGCAACAACAATTAAAGAATATAAAAAATATATTGAAAAAGATGCTGCGCTTGAACGTCGCTTCCAAAAAGTTTTAATTGATGAACCTTCAATTGAAGATGCTATTTCTATTTTGCGTGGACTAAAAGACAAATATGAACTGCACCATGGTATTAAAATCAAGGATGCTGCGCTCGTTCAGGCTGTGCAACTTTCTGCAAAAAACATACCTGATAGATTTTTACCAGATAAAGCAATTGATTTAGTTGATGAAGCTGCTTCAATGGTAAAAATGGCAATTGAATCTAAACCAGAAAAAATTGACCAAATGGAGCGAAAAATCAGGCAGCTTGAAATTGAAAAAGTTGCCCTCGAAAAAGAAAAAGATAATAAAGCATCACAAGATCGATTAAAAGATTTAAGCCAAGAACTATCAGATCTTAAAAAAGAACATAAATTACTTTTAGATCAATGGAAGTCTGAAAGAGAGCCCCTAGAAAAAATCAATACCATAAAAGAGCAAATCGAGATTGCAACTTATGAATTTATGCAGGCTGAGCGCGTTGGAAACTTTGCTCGAGCATCAGAATTAAAATATGGAAAAATTGTACAGCTAGAAAAAGAACTCCAAAGCCAATATCAAAAAATACAAAATAACGGCTCACACATGCTCAAAGAAGAAGTAAACGAAGAAGATATTGCAAAAGTTTTATCACGCCTGACTGGAATTCCTGTTGAAAAATTACAGGCAAGTGAGTCAAAAAAACTTCTTGAAATGGAAGACACTTTAAAGCAGCGAGTAATTGGTCAAGATGGAGCTCTAAAAAAGATTGCTCACGCAATTCAGGTACATCGCGCAGGACTTACCGACCCACACAAACCGATTGGATCGTTTTTATTTCTCGGGCCAACAGGCGTTGGAAAAACAGAAATAGCAAAAAGCTTAGCTGACTATTTATTTAACGATGAGCACAAACTTATCCGCATAGATATGTCTGAGTATATGGAAAAACATTCTGTCTCTCGACTCATCGGGTCACCTCCTGGATATGTTGGACATGAGGAAGGTGGGCAGCTTACAGAAGCAGTGAGACGAAGCCCTTACAGCATTATACTTTTTGATGAAATTGAAAAAGCGCATCCAGAAGTTTTTAATATTTTTTTACAAATCCTTGATGATGGCAGACTGACAGATGGCCAAGGCAGAACCATTAATTTTAAAAACTGCGTTATTATCATGACATCAAATATTGGATCTGATTTAATTTTACAATCAAAAACTGTTGATGAAAAAGTACAAAAGGAAATAGAAAAACAACTGCATAAAATATTTAGACCCGAATTTTTAAATAGAATTGATGACATTGTTTTCTTTAACATGCTTGATCAAAAAGTTATTAGCAATATTGCAAAATCTCACCTTCAAGCATTTAAGCAACGCTTGTTAGATCGTGGAATTCAAGCATCATTTTCTGAAAAAGCCCTTGAGTTTGTAGCCGAGCATGGATTTGAGCAAGAGTTTGGAGCTCGACCACTAAAACGAGCTATTCACCAATACATCGTTGTACCCGCTTCACAATATGTACTCGAACATCCAAGCGTCAAAGAAATGAATTTTGACCTACACGGTGATAAAATAATTATCAATTAACTTTTTTCAACAAGGCTTTGTTTTTCTATGTGTGCATCAAAGCCTTGTTGAATTTTTCTTACGCATGAGATAACTGACATTTTGCCCGTGTTTACGCAGCAATCATACTGACTTAAAACAGAGGCTATAAAAACCTTTGTACGATTGCCTGAAAAAAAATCTTTTTTAATTTTATTTAGAGCTCTTTTGTTAGAAGTAGCATTTTCTAAATCAGATTTACGCAACACATCGATAGACTCTTTTTCGCTTAGAGTAGTTCTAAATTTGTTGTAATACATAGCAAGCACGCTTTTTACTTTTCTGTGATCACGATCATTTGTCCCCTTATTGCGCTTAGCAACATGGTCTATTAAAGCAACTGGTGGACAATAAGTTATAACTACAAACTCTTGAGCCTTCGATTTATCAAACACAAATTGTGGTGAAATGGTATCAACAATAACATTGTATCCACTGTCTATATCCTTACTAATTTGCCTCCACATGGCCAAATTTGTTGGAGATACTCCACGCGACTGAGAAAAATCAAACATATCAATGCCTACGACCTTCCACTTACCTGGCAAAGCCTTGCACAATTCACGAGAAACGGATGATTTCCCAGCAGACGAACCACCATATAAAATTATTAATGAACTCTTGGCAAAAATCGTGCCAACATGAAAGACAAATAATAAAAACATGCTTTTTTTCATGACTTACCCCTAAATCTAAAAAACCCTACCTAGAATAGTCATATATCAAAACAGAAGTCTGAAAATCAAGACTTAGGGGCAATTTACGTACTTTGATCAAACAGCATTAATAAAAAAGCCCCGAGATTAACTTCGGGGCTTTTTGTTTTTTTATTTTTTTAAGACTTAGCTTCTTGTTTTTTTGGCAAAAACTTCAGGCCATAAATCTCTAAATCTTTTTCTTCAACCTGTCCAGGCGCTTGCATCATAGCATCAAGGCCTTTTTGGGTTTTAGGAAATGCAATAACATCTCGTATAGATTTTGAATTAGTAAGAAGCATCATGATGCGATCCAATCCAAGCGCCAGGCCTCCATGTGGAGGGCAACCAAGCTGCAACGCTTCAAGCAAGCAACCGAATTTTTCTTGCATCTTTGCCTCATCAAGGCCCAAGATTGTAAACATTTTCTTTTGAAAATCAATATTGCTAATTCGAATCGAACCACCACCAAGCTCATAGCCATTCAAAACTACGTCATATGCACGAGCTTTGATGTCGCCAAAGTCTTGTGTCTCCCAGCCCGGCTGAGGGCTTGTGAATGGATGATGCACTGAATTCCAACGCTTTGCATCCTGATCATACTCAAACAATGGAAAATCAGTTACCCAACAAAAACGAAATTCTGCATGATTTATCAAATTAAGTTCAGCAGCGAGTGCGCAACGCAAACGACCCAAAAGAGTCCATGCTTCTAAATATTTTCCAGCAATCAAATAAATCGTATCGCCCGCTTTTGCTTGAGGCATAATTGTTTTAACAAGTTGCAAAAAGTTTTCTGGTAAAAACTTTGACACAGGTGATTCAGCTTCGCCTTGATCATTAAATCGAATCCACAAAAGGCCCTTTGCTCCAAGGTGCATAGCTTTTGTAACCCATCCATCAAGCTCAGAGCGCGTGAACTGTTTTTGTGAAACTAAAATTCCACCAACTTTGCCACCAGCTTGCAAAACTGTTTGTAAAAACTTTAATTCAGTTTTTTCAAACAATGAGCTGCAATCTTGAATTTTTAAATCGTAACGCAAATCAGGTTTATCAGAACCATAGTCTGCAAAAGCTTTATCATAGGTAATTCTTTGAAAATTTTTTGGGATATCCAGATTCATGCTTTGTTTAAAAACATGACCTAGCAATCTTTCGATTGTTTGCATAACATCTTCTTCTTGGACAAATGACATCTCTACGTCAATTTGTGTAAATTCAGGCTGGCGATCTGCGCGCAAATCTTCATCTCTAAAGCAGCGAGCAATCTGCACATATCTATCAACGCCCGATGCCATTAAAAGCTGTTTATACATTTGAGGTGATTGCGGAAGTGCGTAAACGCTACGTTCATGAACGCGAGATGGAACTAAATATTCCCGAGCACCTTCAGGGGTATTTTTTGTCAAAATAGGTGTCTCAACGTCCAAAAAGCCTTCTTTTCTAAAAAACTCTCTGATAAAAAAAGAAACATCACTTCGCAAGCGCAAGTTTTGAAACATTTTTTCACGACGAAGATCAAGATATCGATACTGCAATCTTAATTCTTCTTCGACATGATCAGCCTCTTCCATCATAAACGGAAGAGCAACTGCTTTGTTAAAAATATATAAAGACGCAACTTGAAGCTCGTAAGCGCCCGTTTTTAAATCTTTATTTACTAAATTGCTATCGCGCGCAACAACTTTTCCAGTGACTGAAATAACATATTCGCTACGCAGGCCGTGTGCTGCCTCATGAGCTGCTTTGTCAAAATCAGAATTAAAAATAACTTGCATAATTCCTTCACGATCACGCAAATCAATAAAAATTAATCCGCCATGATCACGACGTCTATGAACCCAGCCAAAAAGTGTAACTTCTTGACCAACATGCTGTTGCTCTATAAAACCACAATAAGTAGTTCTTTTTTCCATTATTTTTATCCAATCAATGCAATTATTTCAATAATTTAAATTTTACCAATTGTAAGTCATACCAACGTCAAGAATATATGCAGGGCTATTTCCTGTTGGAACGCCACCAATTAAAGTTCCACACATATCCGTATAATGTTGCCCAGGAAAGAAAAGTCCAAAATACGAATAGATATTAAATTCTTTATATATATCAGCTGAAAGTTTTGTTGTAACCTCAATCCCAAGCGAATTACTTGATGGCTGAAGCAATGCTGGAACTACAACAGCTCCAGAAAGAGGAGACAGCACCGCAGGCTTAACTACAAAGTTAGACACATCTGGCGACCAATATCCAATTACGTTTGGAGAAATTTTTACTTTATGATCACTCCAATTTTGAGGACTCCAATCAACAGCTCCACCAAAAAATATAATATTTGTAACTTCATCAATACTATCAGATTGAAGAACGTGATTAAGGTTTTGATTTATAGTAATGGCGCTTGGATTTTTAACGTTAAAACGAGGAATCCCTTTGTTAAAAACAACAAGCTGAGTTAAGCGCTTACCAGAATAAACAGACTGCACAGGAATAAACCCTGTAAACTGTTGATTCATAAGTTGATCCGTTGTCAAAAGATTTGTATTAAGCTGTGGCCCAATATATCCAGATGCGTATCCAGCACCAAGCGTAGCTACTAAGACTTTTTCGATGCATTCATACGAAGCATCACCCATTAAGAAAAACCCAGAAAGATTAAATTGCTGTGCTGGTCTAAATCTATCAAATGCATTCCATAGCCCAGGAGCGATTTCCATTCCATTAAAGCTTGAGCCTTTACGAGAGCCTTTTACCGCAGCACTGTTTGTTGATGTTACATAAGCAGACGTTGGGTTTTTTGTAATTGCAGGATCTTGTGTATAAATTTTTGTATACTGCTCTGAAATTGCACCAGTGGAAAGATTGTTTGCTAACTTTATTAAATTTCTATCCCACGGCTTAAGGCCTTGGCTTCCCTGGTTAAGAGCTCCTTCAAGCCCCCAGTTAAGTCGACCCTTTACGCCCTCAATTGCACAACCATAGGTCGTTAACAAAGACTCCGCGTCTATTAAAAACTCAAGAGCTTGATCAGGACCCCGTAAGAAAACAATATATGGCTCAACAGACAATTTTTCTTTTGCTCCGTCAAGTAGCTTAACCATACTGCGCATCGCTGAAACATATGACTGGCCAGGCAATCCTCTTGCCAGGCATCCAGCCTCCAAGTCACCCTGTCTGACAGGCGCGCTATTGCTTCTGTATCCAAGCGTGTAATTTTGAAGAATTGCGGTATAAAAATCAACAACAAATCTTTCTGCTATGGGATTTAAGCTTAGGCGCACAGCTGGAGCAAACTGATCAATAGAGTCTCCAGGAGAGAATCCCAAAAATCCACGGACTACATATGCAGCTCCAAGACTAATTCCACGACCAACCTCAAAAGGAATCAATCCAACCTGTAAATAGTTATCGTTTGGATAATCTAAATTTCCAAGAGCCATTTTTACCCAAGCTTCACGAGACCAAATTAAATGCTTGTCTGCAGACTTTCCCTTAACAGGAACAGGCACATCAACAACCATTGCCACAGAATCACCAACCTTAGCATCTGTTTCAAATCCCCATTTGTGACGAACCCGAAATGTTTCATGAAATAAAAGCCTAGGCTGCTCAACAGATCCGTGTAAGGCATCGATAGTAAAGTCAATTGTTGACCTTTCGTATGATGTGCAATCCCAAGGAATAGCGTTATTTAAAAATTGAGTGTTTTGAGCTCCAAAATATTCTTGAGTATATCTGCCCATACAACTAGCTGAAAAATCATCTGTCTTATAAACCAAGCCCTTTGATAATTTTTGAGTAAATGGACTTAAATAACTAACGAAAAAAAATGATAAAATCAAAGACTTTATCGACAGATGCAGAGTTGGGAATTTCATACGAATTTATCCAAAAAGATTAAGATATTTTTATTGAAAGATATGGTACAACACATGCTATAACTATCTACAAAAACATGATTTTTGTCAAACAAAAAAAGCCCTAGATCGGTTTTTAAAATAGATTTAATAAAGGAATGTTTATGCATAAAAAAAATAATTTACTTGGTGCGCACGTTTCAATTGCTGATGGATTTTATAATGCAATTAAGCAAGGTGAGAAAATTGGCGCAACATGCATACAAATATTTACAAAAAGCAACAGGCAATGGGCGTCAAAAAAAATCACACAACCCGACATAGATTTATTTATAAATACTCAAAACAATTCAAATATTTCTGTCGTTGTTGCGCATGCATCATACTTAATAAATCTTGGTTCAAAAACAAAAGAAACTTTGGAAAAATCTATTGCAGCACTAGTCGAAGAACTGCAACGCTGCGACGATTTAAAAATTCCATATCTTGTTTTACACCCAGGAACAATGCACTCAAGCAGCGAAGAAGAGTCTCTTCTTTTTACCGCAGATCAGA is a window from the Candidatus Dependentiae bacterium genome containing:
- a CDS encoding glycosyltransferase family 61 protein is translated as MKKITLLLSVFSSVISLKAQDISFASLHDVMLSRKDISYIKHHDPLKFCYEKLSVSTSTNEAQPIEGILSETFVVTIPKGIVCSDFGMIKIDNHIVKDFFNQLVPFGAQVNDFLAKKTDLNKVTKISGRVAVITTSLHKVFSHWFNDVLPRLIILQESGIEYDWLFAPKYAPYMKETYELYGIPLEKIIECTGEDQCIQADELIVPSMAIRRDVCATDPVYDWYPATAYWPYWMTDNIRSKFLPEVKNIETNYNFSKKVFISRKDGFTRSIVNEDEIFVLFEEKGFKRYCLSKMSLLEQAVLFNGADVIVGAHGSALANIIFCKPNTMIIEIFQKLYDAHFCNLAQDMKCNYFGLKTEFTSRGHVADSTIVPVDIIKNFISLHVNEISY
- a CDS encoding glycosyltransferase family 61 protein, with amino-acid sequence MKFVRNILFVSFICFVSTFLQASRIYQRSLSDFVKEFPQSSYVQCTSNYSFNHAPFPLYQDHVNYFPSQGEHVDMFILEVPQGTALFDKTGYVYVNDSFVKETQMGGLNFFNNQDFIDQEAPSNILKVSGRVAIVSRLYPYCYGLWFFEILSQLALLEVYGVEYDYLCIPYYEKFMQESLDLWGIDRSKIIPMVTTGCIHADVIIMPTSVSGCKVPPSWLVNHYVDFLMKHIHNKILAGVEALKLDTERSEKIFISRKDAGGKRAIPNEDEVFALFEPLGFKRYELARLSVAEKISLFNNAKTIVSFLGSGSTNIMFCKPGTHYIEITQKMVEATFFYVGEIFGLKYSAIDDSPGLEVHHGPWTAPVPLSLEKVKEFLVQNPEL
- a CDS encoding glycosyltransferase family 61 protein, giving the protein MKRIVNTWILSLICFVSTFLQASRIYQRSLSEFVKEFPQSSYLQCTNNYSFNHAPFPLYPEDSKFFPSQGEHADIFLLEASKASVLFDVSGYVYINDSFIKETQIKNLSSFHKSNFVDRKNPSRITKIPGRVAIVSHLYPYCYGHWIFDVLGQLALLEINNIEYDYLCIPYYTKFMQQSLDIWGIDRSKIVPIVYGATIQADSVIMATAISQDKPGVRVSCNYYHDFLLMYVRNKMIDGVNSLSEKSYNFPEKIFISRKGAKGKRSVLNEDEVFELFKPYGFVRYELEHLSVSQQILLFNNAKTVISFVGSGAANILFCKAGTNYVEITQKMVDATFFFVSDTCKLKYSFINDSTFVDNGGGIWASPEPFPLHKIEKFLVEHPDL
- a CDS encoding AAA family ATPase yields the protein MSDKKQENQYEILDTFCQNITKLAQQGKLDPVIGRHEEIRRVIQILSRRTKSNPVLIGDPGVGKTAIVEGIAQRIINNDVPESLKNSVIYALDMGSLMAGTKFQGEFEERIKGILKAIEESQGGVILFIDELHMLVGAGSSGGGMDASNLLKPALARGKLHCIGATTIKEYKKYIEKDAALERRFQKVLIDEPSIEDAISILRGLKDKYELHHGIKIKDAALVQAVQLSAKNIPDRFLPDKAIDLVDEAASMVKMAIESKPEKIDQMERKIRQLEIEKVALEKEKDNKASQDRLKDLSQELSDLKKEHKLLLDQWKSEREPLEKINTIKEQIEIATYEFMQAERVGNFARASELKYGKIVQLEKELQSQYQKIQNNGSHMLKEEVNEEDIAKVLSRLTGIPVEKLQASESKKLLEMEDTLKQRVIGQDGALKKIAHAIQVHRAGLTDPHKPIGSFLFLGPTGVGKTEIAKSLADYLFNDEHKLIRIDMSEYMEKHSVSRLIGSPPGYVGHEEGGQLTEAVRRSPYSIILFDEIEKAHPEVFNIFLQILDDGRLTDGQGRTINFKNCVIIMTSNIGSDLILQSKTVDEKVQKEIEKQLHKIFRPEFLNRIDDIVFFNMLDQKVISNIAKSHLQAFKQRLLDRGIQASFSEKALEFVAEHGFEQEFGARPLKRAIHQYIVVPASQYVLEHPSVKEMNFDLHGDKIIIN
- the aspS gene encoding aspartate--tRNA ligase; protein product: MEKRTTYCGFIEQQHVGQEVTLFGWVHRRRDHGGLIFIDLRDREGIMQVIFNSDFDKAAHEAAHGLRSEYVISVTGKVVARDSNLVNKDLKTGAYELQVASLYIFNKAVALPFMMEEADHVEEELRLQYRYLDLRREKMFQNLRLRSDVSFFIREFFRKEGFLDVETPILTKNTPEGAREYLVPSRVHERSVYALPQSPQMYKQLLMASGVDRYVQIARCFRDEDLRADRQPEFTQIDVEMSFVQEEDVMQTIERLLGHVFKQSMNLDIPKNFQRITYDKAFADYGSDKPDLRYDLKIQDCSSLFEKTELKFLQTVLQAGGKVGGILVSQKQFTRSELDGWVTKAMHLGAKGLLWIRFNDQGEAESPVSKFLPENFLQLVKTIMPQAKAGDTIYLIAGKYLEAWTLLGRLRCALAAELNLINHAEFRFCWVTDFPLFEYDQDAKRWNSVHHPFTSPQPGWETQDFGDIKARAYDVVLNGYELGGGSIRISNIDFQKKMFTILGLDEAKMQEKFGCLLEALQLGCPPHGGLALGLDRIMMLLTNSKSIRDVIAFPKTQKGLDAMMQAPGQVEEKDLEIYGLKFLPKKQEAKS